The sequence below is a genomic window from Ottowia sp. SB7-C50.
CTGGCTCGTCGGCTTGCGCACGCATCAGCCGCGCATACACAAAATCGGCCGTGACATCGGCGATGTGCGGGTAGTCGGGCGAATCGGTGCACACGGTGGCCACGCGGTAGTCGCGCGCCAGGCGCACGTAGTCGGCGCAGGCAAAGCTGGCGTGGCGCGGCTCCAGCACGTGGCGCAGCGGCAGGCCGTTCAATGCGTCGGGCAGCAGGGTGAAGAAGTGTTCGACGTCGTCGGCATCGAAGCGGCGGTACGGCGGCAATTGCCACACGATGGGGCCGAGCTTGTCGCCCAGTTCGGCGACGCCGCTTTCCAGAAAATGCACCACGCTCTCGGCGCCTTCGCTCAAGGTCTTGCGCTGCGTGGCAAAGCGGTGCGCCTTGACGGCGAACTGAAAGCCCTCGGGCGTTTCGTTTCGCCAGCGCGCATAGGTGGCGGGCTTTTGCGTGGCGTAGAAGGTGGCGTTGATCTCGATGCTGGTGAGCTGCCGGCTGGCAAAGTGCAGCTCTTGCGCGGCGGGCAGCCCGGCCGGATAGAACACGCCGCCGCGCCATTCGGCAAAGTTCCAGCCGCCGATGCCGACGCGGATGCGGGGAGTGGTCATGGTTGCTATTGGCTCAGTAGCAGTTAGCTGGAAACCCCACCGCGTCCAAAACCGTCATTCCCGCGAAGGCGGGAATCCACCTTTCCCCAGGCAGCGGCGTACGGCAGCGGTTCTGGATTCCCGCCTTCGCGGGAATGACGAAGCGAACGGGCGGACAGACTCACGCCGCCGGGATCTGCAGCCCGCGCTGCACCGCCGGGCGCGCGACAAAGGCGTCGAGCACGCGCTGCACGTGGGCAAAGCGGTCGAACTGCACCAGCTCGGCCGCGCCGTAAAAGCCAACCAGGTTGCGCACCCACGGGAAGATGGCGATGTCGGCGATGCTGTAGTCGTCGCCCGCCATCCAGGCGCGGCCGTTCAGGTGGCCGTCCAGCACACCGAGCAGGCGCGCGCTCTCGGCCACGTAGCGGTCGCGCGGGCGCTTGTCTTCGTAGTCCCTTCCGGCAAATTTGTGGAAGAAGCCGAGCTGGCCGAACATCGGCCCGACGCCGCCCATCTGGAACATCAGCCACTGCAGTGCGTGGTAGCGCGCGGCCGGATCCTTGGGCAGCAGCTGGCCGGTCTTTTCGGCCAGGTAGATCAGGATGGCGCCCGATTCGAACAGCGCCAGCGGCTGGCCGCCCGGGCCGTCGGGGTCGAGGATGGCCGGGATCTTGTTGTTGGGGTTGAGGCTGAGGAACTCGGGCGAGGTCTGGTCGTTGCTGCCAAAGTCCACGCGGTGCGCCTCGTAGGGCAGGCCGGTTTCCTCCAGCATGATCGACACCTTGACGCCGTTGGGCGTGGGCAGCGAATACAGCTGCAGTTGGTCGGGGTGGCGCGCGGGCCACTTGCTTGTGATGGGAAAGGCGTCAAGGGAGGCAGGCATGCGGCCAATATACGCCGCCCCGCACAACCGCGCAGCGCGTGCGGCCACCGGGCGCGGCAGGTGGCGGCGCGGCCCGCAAGCGCGTACAGTGCCGGCATCCCCCCCTTGCTTTGATTGCCCGCCCGCCGGGCCTGCTGCCATGAACGCACCCCTGCACCGTGAAATGCCCGGCGCCCCCGCGCTGGACGCCGCCGCCGCGCTGGACCAGATCGGCCGCCAATGGGACGACGACATCGTGCGACGCCTGTCGGACTACATCGCCGTGCCGGCCAAGTCGCCCGGCTTTGACCCCGACTGGGCGGCGCACGGCTTCATCGACCACGTGGTGCGCGACGCCGCCGACTGGGTACTGGCGCAAAAGGTGCCGGGCCTGACGCTGGAGGTGGTGCGCATCGACGGGCGCACGCCGGTGATCTTTTTCGAGATCGCGGGCACCAAGGCCCATGCGACGCAAACCGTGGTCATGTACGGCCACCTGGACAAGCAGCCCGAATTCACCGGCTGGCGCGCCGACCTGGGCCCGTGGACGCCCAAGTACGAAGACGGCAAGTTGTACGGCCGCGGCGGCGCCGACGACGGCTACGCGGTGTACGCGGCCATCGCCGCCGTGCAGGCGCTCAAGAGCCAGAACGTGCCGCACCCGCGCATCGTCGGCCTGATCGAGACCAGCGAGGAAAGCGGCTCGCCCGACCTGCTGCCCTACATCGACGCGCTGCGCCCGCGCCTGGGCGACGTCGGCCTGGTGGTGTGCCTGGATTCGGGCGCCGGCAACTACGACCAGTTGTGGTTGACCACCAGCCTGCGCGGCATGACCGGCGGCACCTTGAAGGTGGAGGTGCTGACCGAAGGCGTGCACTCGGGCGATGCGTCCGGGCTGGTGCCGTCGTCCTTCCGCATCATGCGGCAGGTGCTCGACCGGCTGGAAGACTCGGCCACCGGCCGCCTGCTGCCGGCCAGCTTTCACTGCGAGATTCCGGCCGAGCGCGTGGCGCAGGCGCGGCAGACCGCCGCCATCCTGGGCCACGACCTGTTCAAGCGCTACCCGTGGGTGCACTACGACTGCAACGGCGAATCGCGCAGCGTGCTGCCGATGACGGGCGACCCGGTCGACGCGCTGCTGGCGCGCACCTGGCGCCCCACGCTCAGCGTGATCGGCGCCGAGGGCTTTCCGGCGCCGCGCGATGCCGGCAACGTGCTGCGGCCCTACACCGCCTTCAAGCTGAGCCTGCGCCTGCCGCCGCCGGTCGACGCCGTGCAGGCGGCGCAGGAGATGAAGCGCCTGCTGGAAGACAACGCGCCCTACCAGGCGCGCGTCACCTTCGACCCCAATGAAGGCGCCGCCACCGGCTGGAACGCGCCGGCGTCGGCCCCGTGGTTTGCGCAGGCGCTGGACGCCGCCTCGCAGGCCCACTTTGGCGCGCCCTGCGGCTACATCGGCCAGGGCGGCACCATCCCGCTGATGAACCAGCTGAGCAAAGGCTTTCCCACTTCACAGATGATGGTCTGCGGCGTGCTGGGCCCCAAGAGCAACGCGCACGGGCCCAATGAATTCCTGCACGTGCCCTATGCCAAGAAGCTCACGGCCGCCGTGGCCGAGGTGATTGCGCGCATGCCGTGAGCGAAGGCGGCTGACGGCTGCTTTCCGGCACGCCTCAGCCCGCGCGCCGGTTCCGCACCCCCGCGCCCGTCCCCAGCCACAGCAGCACCGCCGCCACCACCACCAGCGGCACCAGCGAGCCGAGGTTGAGCCAGTTCCAGCCGCGCGTGGTAACCAGCGCGCCCGACGCGAATGAAGTCAGCGCCATGGTTGCGAAGACGCAGAAGTTGATCGCCGCCTGCGCGCGGTCGCGCTCTTCGGGCCGGTAGGCGGTCAGCGCCAGCGTGGTGCTGCCGGTGAACAGGAAGTTCCACCCCACGCCCAGCGCGAACAGCGCGATCAGGAACTGCTGCAGGTCCACGCCCGACAGCGCCACCGCCACGCAGACAAAGTTCAGCACCACGCCGGTGCCCATGACGGGCAGCACGCCAAAGCGCTTGATGAGGTGGCCGGTGAAAAACCCGGGCGCGAACATGCCGATGACATGCCACTGCAGCACCTGCGCGGTGGCGCCAAAGTCGAAGCCGCACACCTGCATGGCCAGCGGCGTGGCGGCCATCAGCAGGTTCATCACGCCGTAGCCCAGCGCAGCGGCGACGATGGCGACGATGAATACCGGCTGCCGCATGATTTCGCCCAGCGGGCGCCCCGCCGCCGCGCCCGCGGCCTTGGCCGGCGCGGGTGGAAAGTCGATGCCCGCGATCACCGCCATGCCCAGCAGCGCCACCACGGCCAGCGCCAGGTAGGCGCCAACGAAGGGCGTGGGCAGCAGGGTGCGCGTCCACGCCGCCAGGTTGGGGCCGACGATGGCGCCCAGCAGCCCGCCAGCCAGCACCAGCGACACGGCTTTTTCGCGCCAGTCGGGCGCCGCCAGTTCGGCGGCGGCAAAGCGGTACAGCTGGCCGTTGGCGCTGTAGTAGCCGGCGATCATGGTGGCCGCCACCAGCAGCCAGAACTGGCGCGTCGACGCCGCAAAGGCGGCCAGCAGCGCCGAGCCCAGCGCGACCAGCAGCCCGATCTGGAACGAGCGCTTGCGCCCCAGCCGCGCCTGCGCGCGCGCCACCAGCGGCGTGGCCAGCGCGCCGCCCACCACGTAGCCCATCACCGGCAGCGTGGCCATCCAGCCGAAGGGGGCCAGCTGCAGGCCGACCAGGCCGTTGATGGCGATGAACGTGACGTTGTTGGTCAGGAACAGGCCCTGGCACAGCGTGAGCAGCAGAAGGTGTCGGTTCATGGCAGCGTCAGCAGGGACAGCGCCGCCAGCGGCGCGGTTTCGGCGCGCAGCACGCGCGCGCCCAGGTCAAGCGGCAGCCAGCCGGCGGCGCGCGCGGCGGCGTCTTCGTCGGGCGACAGGCCGCCTTCGGGGCCAGACAGCAGGTTCACTGCAGCGCCGGGCGGCAGCGCTGCCAGGCGCGCGCTCGCGGTCTGCGCCTGCGGCGCCAGCGACAGCAGCCAGCGCGCGCCGGCCGCCGTGCCGGGCAGCGCCAGATACTCCTGAAATGATAGCTGTTCGCGCACATCCAGCAAGCGGTTGCGGCCACTTTGCTCACAAGCGGCGACGGCCACCGCCTGCCAGTGCGCGTGCTTCCTGGCCGCGCGCTCGCCCGACAGGCGCAGGCTGCTGCGTGCCATCAGCAGCGGCGTCAGGCTGGCAGCGCCCAGCTCGGTCGCTTTTTCGACCAGCCAGTCCATGCGCTCGGCCGCCATCAGGCCCACGGCCAGGTGCACCGGGCGGGCGCATTCGCGCTCCACCGCCTGGTGCGTGCCGACGCGCACGTGCACGTCGCTGCGGCCCATGCGGGTGATGGTGGCGTCCCATTCGCCGCCGCGCCCGTCGAACAGCGTGACCGCGCTGCCCGGCTGCAGGCGCAGCACCTGCGCATGGCGCGCGGCGCCCGGCGGCAGGGCCAGTTCGGCGCCCGCGGCGAGGGGGATGGAAACGTGAAAGCGCGGCATGTCAGGCAGGCGTGGCGACCGACCGATGGTAAGCCCCGCGCCCGGCCGCGTTAGCATCGGTGCATGACCGCCCTCGAACTCACGCTGCTGTATTTGACGGCCGCCGTGCTGGGCGTGGCGGTCTGCCGCTGGCTGCGGCTGCCGGCCATCCTGGGCTACCTGGCCGCCGGCGTGCTGATGGAGCCGCACACGCTGGGCCTGGCTTTCGGGCAGGACGCGGAAAGCATCAAGTACCTGGCCGAATTCGGCGTGGTGTTCCTGATGTTCGTGATCGGACTGGAATTCAACCTGCCCAAGCTGCGCGCCATGCGCCGCCACGTGTTCGGGCTGGGGCTGGCGCAGGTGATGCTCACCATCGTGATCGCGACCGCCGGCTCGCTGCTGATGGCGTGGGCCTGGCCGGCGCACTGGCCGATCGGCTGGCAGACGGCGCTGGCGCTGTCGGGCGCGCTGGCCATGAGCAGCACCGCCATCGTGGTGAAGATGATGGCCGACCGGCTGGAGCTGGAGTCCGAGCACGGCCAGCGCGTGATGGGCGTGCTGCTGCTGCAGGACCTGGCGGTGGTGCCGCTGCTGGTGCTGATCCCGGCGCTGGGTTCGCCGCCCGAGCAGCTGCTGCGCGCGCTGGCGCTGGCGGCGCTGAAGGCGGCGCTGCTGATCGCGCTGCTGCTGTGGGGCGGCCAGCGCGTGATGCGCTGGTGGCTGACGCTGGTGGCGCGGCGCAAGAGCCAGGAGCTGTTCGTCCTCAACCTGCTGCTGATGACGCTGGGCCTGGCGTGGCTGACCGAGCACGCGGGCCTGTCGCTGGCGCTGGGCGCCTTCATCTGCGGCGTGCTGATTTCCGAGACCGAATACCGCGTGCAGGTGGAGGCCGAGATCCGCCCCTTTCACGACGTGCTGCTGGGCCTGTTCTTCATCACCATCGGCATGCTGCTGGACTGGCGCCAGGTGGCGTTGCAGTGGCCGCTGGTGCTGGCGCTGCTGACGCTGCCGGTGCTGTTCAAGCTGGGGCTGATCGCGCTGCTGGCGCGCGTGCTGGGCGCCGGCAGCGGCGTGGCGCTGCGCACCGGGCTGTACCTGGCGCAGGCGGGCGAATTCGGCTTTGTGCTGCTCACGCTGAGCCGGCGCGAAGGCCTGCTGCCGCCCGAGCTGTTCAACCCCGTGCTGGCGGCGATGGTGCTGTCGATGCTGGCCACGCCCTTCATCATCATGGCCAGCAACCGCATCGTGATGCGGCTGGTGGCCAGCGACTGGATGCAGCAGTCGCTGCAGATGACCAGCATTGCGCGGCAGTCGATCAACACGCGCGGCCACGTGCTGATCTGCGGCTATGGCCGATCCGGCCAGGCCGTGGCGCGCGTGCTGGAGCAGGAAGGCATGCCGTACATCGCGCTCGACCTGGACCCCGACCGCGTGCGGCAGGCGCGCGCCGCCGGCCAATCGGTGGCGTTTGGCGACGCGGCCAAGTCGCAGGCGCTGCTGGCCGCCGGCCTGAACCGCGCCAGCGCCGTCGCCATCACCTACCTGGACACGCACAGCGTGCTGCAGGTGCTGTCGACCATCCGCGCTCTGGCGCCGCAGTTGCCCATCGTCGTGCGCACGCAGACCGACCGTGAACTGGACCGCCTGCGCATGGCCGGTGCGACCGAGGTGGTGCCCGAGTCGATGGAAGGCTCGCTGATGCTGGCCGGCCACGCGCTGGCGCTGCTGGGCGTGCCGATGCGGCGCGTGATCCGCGTGCTGCGCGAACAGCGCGAACAGCGCTACGGCCTGCTGCGCGGCTGGTTCCACGGCGCCGACGACGCCAGCGACGACGAAATGGCCGAGGAGCGGCTGGCCAGCTTCACCCTGCCCGACGCCGTGGCCGGCCGCCGGCTGAACGATCTGCTGGCCGAGCTGCTGACGGGCACCAGCGAACTGCGCGCCATCGCCCTGCGCAGCCGCGCCGGCGCGCCCGCGCCCATCGGCGACGACACCGTGCTGCAGGGCGGCGAGACGCTGGTGCTGTCGGGCAAGGCCGATGCGCTGGCGCATGCCGAACATGTGCTGGCCTGAAGGCCGGTCAGCGTCGCCCTGATGCGGCCTGCGTGCACAATGCACGGGTCATGACCGCCGCCTTCTCCGTCTCCGACTACCTGCGCGACCACATCCGCACCGTGCCCGACTGGCCGGCGCCGGGCGTGCAGTTTCGCGACATCACGCCGCTGCTGCAGAACCCGCGGGTGTTCCGCGTGCTGATCGACGCCTTCGTGCACCGCTACATGGCGCCCGAGTTGCGCCCCGACGTGGTGGCCGGGCTGGACGCGCGCGGCTTCATCCTGGGCAGCGTGGTGGCGTACGAGCTGAACGTGGGCTTCGTGCCGATCCGCAAGAAGGGCAAGCTGCCGTTCAAAACGGTGGAAGAAACCTACGAGCTGGAATACGGCAGCGCCACGGTGGAGCTGCACACCGACGCCGTGCACGCCGGCCAGCGCGTGCTGCTGATCGACGACCTGATCGCCACCGGCGGCACCATGATGGCCGGCTGGCGCCTGCTGGAAAAACTGGGCGCCACCGTGACCGAAGGCGCCGCCATCGTCGACCTGCCCGAACTGGGCGGCTCCGCGCGCCTGCAGACCGCCGGGCTGCCGCTGTTCACGCTGGTGGAATTCGACGGGCACTGAGGCGGCAGCGCCAGATGCTTCGTTGTTGATAGCAATAAACGCTTGTCCAGCAAGCGCTAAGGGCCGATAAAGGCGCAATCCGCTACTTGCCGATGCAGAAGCGCGCAAAGATGACCCCCAGCAGGTCGTCGGCGCTGAATTCGCCCGTGATCTCGCTCAACGCGTTCTGCGCCAGCCGCAGCTCCTCGGCCAGCAGGTCGAGCATGGGGGCCGCGCCTGCCAGGTGCGCGTCGGCGGCCTGCAGGTGCGCGGCGGCGCGCGCCAGCGCCTGCAGGTGGCGTTCGCGCGCGATGAACACGCCGTCGCCCGCGCCGGCCTGCCAGCCCACCGCCCGCAGCAGGCGCTGGCGCAGCACGTCGATGCCTTCGCCGGTGCGCGCCGACAGGGCGATGCCGTCGGGCGGCACGGGCGCGCCGGGTGCGGCGTCGTGCTTGTTCCAGATGGGGATCACCGGCACCGACGGCGGCAGCCTGGACGCCATGGTGGCCATGATGCGTTCGTCCTCGGCCAGGTAGCCTGGCGCATCCGCGCGCGTCAGGTCGTGCACCAGCAGCACGGCGTCGGCGTCCTCGATGTGCGCCCAGGCGCGTTCGATGCCGATGCGCTCGACCTCGTCATCACTGTCGCGCAGGCCGGCGGTGTCCAGCACGTGCAGCGGCACGCCTTCGATCTGGATGGTCTGCCGCACCACGTCGCGCGTGGTGCCGGCAATGGGCGTGACGATGGCCAGCTCGGCCCCCGCCAGCGCGTTCAGCAGGCTGCTCTTGCCGGCGTTGGGCTGGCCGGCGATGACCACCTGCATGCCTTCGCGCAGCAGCGCGCCCTGGCGCGCGCGGGCCTGCACGCCGGCCAGCGATTGCTGCAAATTCAATAGCTGCCCGCGCACGTCCTGACTGCGCAAGACGTCGATTTCTTCCTCAGGAAAGTCGAGCGTTGCCTCGATCAGCATGCGCAGGTGGATCAGCCCGTCGGTCAGCGCATGGATCTGCCGCGAGAACGCGCCCGCCAGCGATCGGCTGGCCGAGCGCGCGGCGCTTTCGGTGCTGGCGTCGATCAGGTCCATCACCGCCTCGGCCTGCGCCAGGTCGAGCTTGCCGTTGAGGAAGGCGCGCTCGGTGAATTCGCCCGGCCGCGCCAGGCGCAGGCGCGGCAGGCGCGTGCCGCCGCTGGCCGCGTCGACCTCGGCCGCCGCCTGCAGGCAGCGCTGCAGCAGCAGTTGCAGCACCACGGGGCCGCCGTGCGCCTGCAGTTCCAGTACGTCTTCGCCGGTGTACGAATGCGGCGCCGGAAAGTGCAGCGCCAGGCCGTGGTCGATGGGGCTGCCGTCGGCGTCGCTGAACGGCCCGTAGGTGGCCACGCGCGGCGCCAGGTCGCGCGCCGTGATGGCGCGCGCCAGCGGCGCCAGCCCGCGCCCCGACACGCGCACGATGCCCACGGCGCCGCGGCCGGGCGCGGTGGCAATGGCAACGATGGGGTCGGCGTGGGGCTGCAGCATGGGAAGAGGTTCGGCGTTGAGCGTTAAGCGTTGAAGACCGTCGGGCCTGAGGCATGGTATTTTGTCTTCTCGCTGAACGCCCCACGCTGAACGCTCAAGCTCTTCCCATGATCCTGTTCAAGAACGTCCACGTGCTCGACGTGCGCGCCGGGCGGCTGCTGGAGGACCACCAGGTGCTGGTGGACGGCGACACGATCCGCGAGTTGTCGGACCACCCCCTCGCCGCCCGCAGCGCGCGCGTCATCGACGGCGGCGGCCGCACGCTGATGCCGGGGTTGATCGACTGCCACGTGCACGTGACCTTCTCGCAGACCAACCTGGGCCTGCTGGCGCAGACACCGCAGACCACGCTGGCGCTGCGCGCGCTGCCCATCCTGCGCGGCATGCTGCGGCGCGGCTTCACCACCGTGCGCGACGCGGGCGGCGCCGATTGGGCGTTGAAGCAGGCGGTCGAAGAAGGCATGGACGGCACCGTCATCGGCCCGCGCCTGTTCGTCAGCGGCCCGGCGCTCAGCCCCACCGGCGGCCACGGCGACTTCCGCCCGCGCAGCGACCGGCTGCAGCCCATCGGCTGTGGCTGCCAGCGGCTGGCCAGCACGCGCGTGGTCGATGGCGTGGACGCCGTGCGCCTGGCGGTGCGCGAGCTGCTGCAGATGGGCGCCGACCAGATCAAGATCATGTCCAGCGGCGGCGTGGCATCGCCCACCGATCCGGTAAACGCAATCGGCTATTCACTGGAAGAAACGCGCGCCATCGTCGACGAAGCCGCGGCGCGCCACACCACCGTGCTGGCGCACGCCTACACGCCCGAAGCCATCCGCCGCGCCGTCGAATGCGGCGTGCGCAGCATCGAGCACGGCAACCTGATCGACGCGCCCACCGCCGCGCTGATGGCCGAACGCGGCGCGTACGCGGTGCCGACGCTCATCACCTACGAGGCGCTGGCCCGTGACGGCGAGCGACTTGGGCTGGGTGCCCAAAGCATCGCCAAGATCGCGCAGGTGCGCGAAGCCGGCCTGCGCTCGCTGCAAATCCTGAAGGACGCCGGCGTCAAGATGGCCTTCGGCACCGACCTGCTGGGCGCGTCGCACGCGCTGCAAAGCGAAGAATTCCTGATCCGCGCGCAGGTGCAGTCGAACCTCGAAGTGCTGCAAAGCGCCACGCTGATTGGCGCCGAGTTGTTGAACCAGTCGGGCGCCCTCGGCGAGATCGCCCCCGGCGCCCGCGCCGACCTGCTGCTGGTCGACGGCAACCCGCTGCAAGACCTGGTCTGCCTCACGGGTCAGGGCGAGCGCATCCCGCTCATCATGCAAGGTGGCGTGCTGCGAGCGAACGAATTGCGCGCGTGAAGCGCCTGGTGCCAACCTGGTCGGGTGTTAGAAAGACCTTCAGAACGCAGGACACGCCGCCAGCCCTCACCCTAGCCTCGCGTTCGCGGGAGCAAGCTCTCTCCCAGAGGCAGAGGGGGGATGCTTTGAGAAATCGCGCCGCAGCGCCCGCCAATCAATCGCGAGCAGCTATCTAAATTAATAGCGACACCAGATTCAAAAGGCCGCGGAGCAGGCCAAGCGCGGAACGCCGCGGAAGGGCTTGGCCCGCCCGCTGGCGTTGTCCCCCTTCCCGCGCGCAGCGCGGCAAAGAAGGGGGAAGGCGCGTCAGCGCCTCAGGGGGATGTCACTTAATACTTGTCCACTGCGGCATCGGCCGGTCGTCGGCGCGGTGCAGCGTGGTCACGCCCTTGCGCATGGCCCAGGGACGGATCTGGTCGTGCAGGGGCAGGTAGTTGTAGTCGTTCTTCACGGTCTGCAGCACTTCCTGGATCATGCCGTTGCGCTTTTTCTCGTCCATCTCGGTCTTGATCTGCTGGATCAGGTTGTCGACCACCGGGTTGCTCATGCGCCCGCAGTTGAAGTTGCCGGCCGCGCCGCCCTTCGGGTCCACGGTGCTGATGAGCGAGTCGAGTGAGTACAGCGCGTCGAACGTGGCCACGCCCCAACCCAGCAGGTAGGCGCTGACGTCGAACTTCTGGATCTTGGCCGAGTGGATCGACATGGGGTTGGTCTGCAGCTTGGTCTTGACGCCGATGCGCGACCACATTGCCGTGACGGCCTGGCAGATGGCTTCGTCGTTGACGTAGCGGTCGTTGGGGCAGTCCAGCGTCAGCTCGAAGCCGTTGGGGTAGCCCGCATCGGCCAGCAGCTTCTTGGCGGCGTTGACGTCGTACTTGGCGGCGCGCGCGCCCAGCTCCTTCGTCCAGCCGTTGACCATGGGCGCGATCATGGTGCCGGTGGGCTTGCCCAGACCGCGCATCACGTTGCGTTCGATGGCGGCCATGTCGACCGCCTGATACAGCGCCTGGCGCACGCGCTTGTCCTTGAGCGGGTTCTTGCCCTTGACGTCGGAGCCCATCAGCTCGTCGCGGTGCTGATCGAAGCCGAAGAAGATGGTGCGGTTCTCGGCGCCTTCGATGAGCTTGATGTTGGGGTCGCGCTTGATGCGCTCCAGATCCTGCACCGGCGGGTCGACGACGAAATCGACCTGGCCCGAGATGAGCGCGGCCGAGCGCGTGGCGGCCGACTTGATGGGC
It includes:
- a CDS encoding ABC transporter substrate-binding protein; protein product: MARSSLVRGALALAVLALAGGAQAATLRIAGANDILTFDPQGQNHQTTLAYQQMVYEGLVRYDEKFQIVPALATKWTFVTPTQLRFELRKGVKFHDGAPFTADDVVFSITRTMTPPSNLTSAAQSVKEVKKVDDHTVDLILKGPSPVVLREISEARIMNKAWAEKNNAVKAQDYKAKEENFASRNANGTGPFMLVAWQPDTKTTLKKNPNWWDKPKGNIDEVVFTPIKSAATRSAALISGQVDFVVDPPVQDLERIKRDPNIKLIEGAENRTIFFGFDQHRDELMGSDVKGKNPLKDKRVRQALYQAVDMAAIERNVMRGLGKPTGTMIAPMVNGWTKELGARAAKYDVNAAKKLLADAGYPNGFELTLDCPNDRYVNDEAICQAVTAMWSRIGVKTKLQTNPMSIHSAKIQKFDVSAYLLGWGVATFDALYSLDSLISTVDPKGGAAGNFNCGRMSNPVVDNLIQQIKTEMDEKKRNGMIQEVLQTVKNDYNYLPLHDQIRPWAMRKGVTTLHRADDRPMPQWTSIK